A window of Terriglobus sp. RCC_193 contains these coding sequences:
- a CDS encoding YihY/virulence factor BrkB family protein: protein MAQPVRHIPENLQEQAAEQGEGVGSMEKNAWALVQSTPLHCMWDLRGVPLKEIVKQTWKGIDDDNLFGRASQLSYAFFSAIFPALIAISSLMGLVAKSSSHLYFALLNKVGQLIPPSAFALVTDTFRQTTSASTTGKVTFGLLFALFSASVGLSALQDTLNSVYRVRETRPFWKARVEAMGLTLVVGALILASVLVLFGGGIAANHLTHMFRGAYVLAMILRGLYWIIASLLMILSFEVMYCFCPDVQHRVWRWFTPGGLVALLGWIAGSVALRVYLHYFNSYSVTYGSLGAVIILLLWFYLSGVMILLGGEVNSKIEHAVAEKKIIRGELPPVSAIERVM from the coding sequence ATGGCGCAGCCCGTGAGACACATCCCGGAAAATTTGCAGGAGCAGGCAGCCGAACAAGGCGAGGGCGTGGGTTCGATGGAGAAGAATGCGTGGGCATTGGTGCAGAGTACGCCGTTGCACTGCATGTGGGACCTGCGCGGCGTTCCGCTCAAAGAGATTGTGAAGCAGACGTGGAAGGGCATTGATGACGACAACCTGTTCGGTCGTGCATCGCAGCTTTCTTATGCTTTCTTCTCAGCGATCTTCCCCGCGTTGATTGCAATTTCATCCTTAATGGGATTGGTCGCGAAATCGTCGAGCCATTTGTACTTTGCACTGTTGAACAAGGTGGGACAGTTGATTCCGCCTTCTGCGTTTGCGCTGGTGACGGACACGTTTCGCCAGACGACGAGTGCATCCACTACGGGGAAAGTTACGTTCGGGTTGTTGTTCGCATTGTTCTCTGCAAGCGTAGGTCTATCCGCATTGCAGGACACACTGAACTCTGTGTATCGCGTGCGGGAAACTCGGCCTTTCTGGAAGGCGCGTGTGGAGGCGATGGGACTTACGCTGGTGGTGGGCGCACTGATTCTGGCGTCCGTGCTGGTTCTATTTGGCGGCGGTATTGCGGCGAACCATCTGACTCATATGTTTCGCGGCGCTTATGTGCTGGCGATGATTTTGCGTGGGTTGTACTGGATTATCGCGTCATTGTTGATGATCCTTTCATTTGAAGTGATGTATTGCTTCTGCCCGGATGTGCAGCATCGCGTATGGCGGTGGTTTACGCCGGGTGGCCTCGTCGCATTGCTGGGATGGATTGCGGGCTCTGTGGCGCTGCGTGTGTATCTGCATTACTTCAACAGCTATTCAGTGACCTATGGATCGCTTGGGGCCGTAATCATCCTGCTGCTGTGGTTTTATCTGTCCGGTGTGATGATTCTGCTGGGTGGTGAAGTGAACTCGAAGATTGAGCACGCGGTGGCGGAGAAGAAGATCATCCGCGGTGAGCTGCCTCCGGTATCGGCGATCGAGAGGGTGATGTGA
- a CDS encoding ATP-binding cassette domain-containing protein — MGTPLLVAEGLTKEYGNSRVVSGVSLSIARGEILGLVGESGSGKSTVARMVLRLIEPTQGAVRFDGVDVLKAGRGEIKALRRRMGVVFQDPFAALDPRMCVRDILAEPFAIHGEDAPQGQSMEETLTAMLCEVGLDASALDRYPHAFSGGQRQRINIARALALRPEFLVLDEPVSALDVSVGAQVINLLRSLQQTRGLTCLFISHSMPLVRYLCDRVAVMRRGELVEVGDAVSICEHPREAYTQALIAATPEFAGL, encoded by the coding sequence ATGGGTACTCCGCTGCTGGTTGCCGAAGGGCTGACAAAGGAATATGGCAACAGCCGCGTGGTCAGCGGTGTTTCGCTTTCGATTGCGCGAGGAGAGATCCTGGGGCTGGTGGGCGAAAGCGGCAGCGGCAAGAGCACCGTGGCTCGCATGGTGTTGCGGTTGATTGAACCAACGCAGGGTGCTGTTCGGTTTGATGGTGTGGATGTACTGAAGGCTGGGCGTGGTGAGATAAAGGCACTTCGCCGCCGCATGGGTGTCGTGTTCCAAGATCCTTTTGCGGCTCTGGATCCGCGGATGTGCGTGCGCGACATACTCGCGGAACCGTTTGCCATTCACGGCGAAGATGCGCCGCAGGGGCAATCGATGGAAGAGACGTTGACAGCGATGCTGTGCGAAGTGGGATTGGATGCTTCGGCGCTGGACCGCTATCCGCATGCGTTTAGCGGAGGGCAGCGTCAACGCATCAATATTGCGCGTGCGCTGGCGTTGCGGCCGGAGTTCCTGGTGCTGGATGAGCCGGTGAGTGCGCTGGATGTTTCGGTGGGGGCGCAGGTGATTAACCTGTTGCGTTCTCTGCAGCAGACGCGTGGATTGACGTGCCTGTTCATCTCGCATTCCATGCCGCTGGTGCGCTATCTGTGTGATCGCGTTGCAGTGATGCGTCGCGGTGAGCTGGTGGAGGTGGGTGATGCGGTCAGCATCTGCGAACATCCGCGCGAGGCGTATACGCAGGCTTTGATTGCGGCAACGCCGGAGTTTGCCGGGCTCTAA
- a CDS encoding MFS transporter — translation MTSAGSTKPINTPAQVLFASLVGTTVEFFDFYIYATAAVIVFPQLFFPAGDPTAATLQSLATFAIAFIARPIGSALFGHFGDRIGRKTTLVLALSTMGLSTVGVGLLPTYKTAGVFASLLLALCRFGQGIGLGGEWGGAVLLATENAPPGKRAWYGMFPQLGAPIGFFFSSAVFLALSQWMTPAQFLSYGWRLPFLASGVLVLLGLYVRLTITETPVFAASLARREAQRVPIFSVVKNHFGVLIAGILTSLSAFVAFYLMIVFTLTWATTALGYSKPDFLKMQLVGVIFFALAIPAAALLAEKGRKPVMLAINVAIAVYGFVFAPLFQAGHSGAQLMLILGLTLMGLVYGPLGTVLSELFPTPVRYTGSSLAFSIAGIAGASLAPYAALWLARHYGLKYVGYYLTASALLTIIGLLSIRETRHSNMAAAIQTP, via the coding sequence ATGACAAGCGCCGGATCCACCAAGCCCATCAATACGCCCGCGCAGGTGTTGTTTGCCTCACTCGTCGGCACCACCGTAGAGTTTTTTGACTTTTACATCTACGCCACCGCCGCCGTAATCGTCTTTCCGCAGCTTTTCTTTCCTGCAGGAGACCCCACAGCGGCAACACTGCAATCACTGGCCACCTTCGCCATCGCCTTCATCGCCCGACCCATCGGATCGGCACTCTTCGGGCACTTCGGCGATCGCATCGGGCGCAAGACGACACTCGTTCTGGCGCTTTCCACGATGGGCCTGTCCACCGTGGGCGTGGGCCTGCTGCCCACATACAAGACAGCGGGCGTCTTCGCATCGCTCCTGCTGGCGCTGTGCCGCTTCGGACAAGGCATCGGACTCGGCGGCGAATGGGGTGGCGCAGTATTGCTGGCTACGGAAAATGCGCCTCCGGGCAAACGCGCCTGGTACGGCATGTTCCCGCAGCTTGGCGCGCCCATTGGCTTCTTCTTCTCCAGCGCCGTCTTCCTCGCACTGTCACAATGGATGACACCTGCGCAGTTCCTCTCCTACGGCTGGCGTCTGCCCTTCCTCGCCAGCGGCGTCCTTGTTCTGCTGGGTCTCTACGTGCGCCTCACCATCACGGAAACCCCGGTCTTCGCCGCTTCCCTGGCACGCCGCGAAGCCCAGCGAGTGCCGATCTTCTCCGTGGTGAAAAATCATTTCGGAGTTCTCATCGCAGGCATCCTGACCAGCCTGTCGGCCTTCGTTGCCTTCTATCTGATGATCGTCTTCACGCTCACCTGGGCCACCACTGCCCTTGGCTATTCCAAGCCCGACTTCCTGAAGATGCAACTGGTCGGCGTGATCTTTTTCGCGCTTGCGATTCCCGCAGCCGCCCTGCTTGCAGAAAAAGGACGCAAGCCCGTCATGCTGGCCATCAACGTCGCCATTGCGGTCTACGGCTTCGTCTTCGCGCCGCTATTTCAGGCCGGCCACAGCGGCGCACAACTCATGCTCATCCTGGGACTCACGCTGATGGGGCTGGTCTACGGCCCGCTCGGCACCGTTCTCTCCGAGCTATTCCCGACACCCGTCCGCTACACCGGCAGTTCCCTTGCCTTCAGCATTGCAGGCATTGCGGGCGCATCCCTCGCACCCTATGCCGCACTGTGGCTGGCCAGGCACTACGGCCTGAAGTACGTTGGCTATTACCTCACCGCATCGGCTCTGCTCACCATCATCGGCCTGCTCTCCATCCGCGAAACCAGGCACAGCAACATGGCCGCAGCAATACAAACGCCATAA
- a CDS encoding amidase — translation MSESPAITTEMLDAAAAIAGITLTDEQKKMMLGDVINQLKGLQAIRDLHLPNSVAPADVFDPRPVGFVLPNMAGNHLIAVETPKGFETRPAENLHNLLASEDAEHEAMFAFAGIVQLGDWLRHRAITSVGLTKLYLRRLKRLNPKLLCVITLTEERALRQAEQADQEIAAGKYRGPLHGIPWGAKDLLAVKGYPTTWGAGGFEHQVIDEDAVVVQRLDAAGAVLIAKLTLGALAQGDLWFGGKTRNPWNVKQGSSGSSAGPASAVAAGCCVFAIGSETQGSISSPSTRCGATGHRPSFGLVPRTGAMALSWSMDKLGPICHRAEDAALVMAAIAGADDQDLSVRSDVRFMQAGAIEMDSLRVGYLESAFAEPTLRAAAKDETAEQRAQRERNFEQQRYDSRYDRATLDVLRGMGIKLIPVKLPALPFSSISKVLGVEAAASFDEITRNGRVNLLTEQSPNDWPNQFRTARMYSGVDYVQAMRARSVVIAAMAKLFSSVDIIVTPSSGAQLTATNLSGHPAVILPNGLRGDDAPQPLDRKDGSRFNVGGPGTPVSITFLGQLYDDARLLAFARMYQEKTRFHLAHPAL, via the coding sequence ATCAGCGAGTCTCCTGCAATCACAACAGAGATGCTGGATGCGGCCGCGGCGATTGCGGGCATCACGCTGACCGACGAGCAGAAGAAGATGATGCTGGGTGATGTCATCAACCAGCTCAAAGGGTTGCAGGCGATCCGCGATCTGCACCTGCCGAATTCGGTTGCGCCTGCGGATGTGTTCGATCCGCGTCCGGTGGGATTTGTGCTGCCGAATATGGCAGGCAACCATCTGATCGCAGTGGAAACGCCGAAGGGTTTTGAAACCAGGCCCGCGGAAAACCTGCACAACCTCTTAGCTTCTGAGGATGCGGAACACGAAGCGATGTTTGCCTTCGCGGGGATTGTGCAGTTGGGGGATTGGCTTCGGCATCGCGCCATCACTTCCGTGGGACTCACAAAGCTCTACCTACGCAGGCTGAAGCGGCTGAACCCGAAGCTGCTTTGCGTGATTACGCTTACGGAAGAGAGAGCGCTGCGGCAGGCGGAGCAGGCGGATCAAGAGATTGCCGCCGGGAAATATCGCGGGCCGTTGCATGGCATTCCGTGGGGTGCGAAAGACCTGCTTGCTGTGAAGGGATATCCCACGACGTGGGGTGCGGGCGGGTTTGAGCACCAGGTGATCGACGAAGATGCGGTGGTGGTGCAGCGGCTGGATGCGGCAGGTGCTGTGCTGATTGCGAAGCTGACGCTGGGTGCGCTGGCGCAGGGTGACCTGTGGTTTGGCGGCAAGACCCGCAATCCGTGGAATGTGAAGCAGGGTTCGAGCGGGTCGTCGGCTGGGCCTGCATCGGCTGTGGCTGCGGGATGTTGTGTGTTTGCCATCGGGTCGGAGACGCAGGGTTCTATCTCATCGCCGAGTACGCGTTGCGGGGCGACGGGGCATCGGCCTTCGTTTGGATTGGTGCCGCGCACGGGGGCGATGGCATTGAGCTGGAGCATGGATAAGCTTGGGCCGATCTGTCATCGAGCCGAAGACGCCGCGTTGGTGATGGCTGCGATTGCGGGCGCAGATGACCAGGATCTGTCGGTGCGTTCTGATGTTCGCTTTATGCAGGCAGGCGCGATTGAGATGGATTCGCTGCGTGTGGGCTATCTGGAGAGCGCGTTTGCAGAGCCCACACTGCGTGCTGCCGCGAAAGATGAGACGGCAGAACAACGCGCACAGCGTGAACGTAATTTTGAGCAGCAGCGGTATGACAGTCGTTATGACCGCGCCACGCTGGATGTGTTGCGCGGCATGGGAATCAAGCTGATTCCGGTGAAGCTGCCTGCGCTGCCGTTTTCTTCCATCAGCAAAGTGTTGGGTGTGGAAGCTGCGGCGTCGTTTGATGAGATTACGCGGAATGGCCGGGTGAATCTGCTGACCGAGCAATCGCCCAATGACTGGCCAAATCAGTTTCGTACGGCGCGTATGTATAGCGGTGTGGATTATGTACAGGCAATGCGCGCGCGTTCTGTTGTGATTGCGGCGATGGCAAAGTTGTTTTCGTCGGTGGACATCATCGTTACGCCCAGCAGCGGCGCACAGTTGACGGCGACGAATCTCAGCGGGCATCCGGCGGTGATTCTGCCGAATGGATTGCGTGGTGACGATGCGCCACAGCCGCTGGATAGGAAGGATGGCAGCCGTTTCAATGTGGGTGGGCCGGGAACGCCGGTAAGCATCACGTTCCTGGGGCAGCTTTATGACGATGCGCGGTTGCTGGCGTTTGCGCGGATGTACCAGGAGAAGACGCGCTTCCACCTGGCACATCCTGCGCTGTAA
- a CDS encoding glycoside hydrolase family 18 protein, which yields MMRFPTALCNGMAMTCLLASLCAAQSPTTRDAKTPRRALPAQRTEIVGYFPQWGIYNRRYVPLDLIRSGAVRSLTQLNYAQTNISNNACIVADPKADTDIVFKAEDSIDGVADEPDTPLRGNFHQLQLLKARYPKLRILISIEGKEELFAEAAKPENRVAFVHSCIARFLEGHLAPGMEAPHLFDGIDVDWEYPDADHADDFYALMAEFRHQMDAIQLKSTALRAGTAQRGFTLSIASGAGQKHITPIDWKRVAASVDQIGVMTYDYYGPWARDTGFHAPLTSANPKAETVSTTINAYLAAGTPAKQLLLGVPFYAYQWHNVAQGGSYGLNSKGDPVHGNLNQSTAATLMQNPGAHLYRDPQSHEPWIYDGDNFLTFEDAVSLQAKTAFARENNLGGIMVWELSGDTNDAQLLHALSESDTANK from the coding sequence ATGATGCGTTTCCCTACAGCACTCTGCAACGGCATGGCGATGACGTGCCTGCTGGCCTCACTCTGCGCCGCGCAATCTCCAACAACGCGCGACGCGAAGACACCACGACGCGCACTCCCCGCACAACGAACGGAAATCGTCGGCTACTTCCCGCAATGGGGTATCTATAACCGCCGTTACGTACCCCTTGATCTCATCCGCAGCGGTGCGGTGCGCTCTCTTACGCAATTGAATTATGCCCAGACCAACATCAGCAACAACGCATGTATCGTTGCCGATCCCAAGGCAGATACCGATATTGTCTTCAAGGCAGAAGACTCCATTGACGGCGTGGCCGATGAGCCAGACACCCCTCTGCGCGGTAACTTCCATCAACTGCAACTGCTTAAAGCGCGTTATCCCAAACTGCGCATCCTCATCTCCATCGAAGGCAAAGAGGAGCTTTTTGCGGAGGCTGCAAAACCGGAAAATCGTGTGGCCTTTGTCCACTCCTGCATCGCACGATTCCTGGAGGGCCATCTCGCTCCTGGCATGGAAGCGCCGCATCTCTTCGACGGCATTGACGTCGACTGGGAATACCCTGACGCAGACCACGCCGACGACTTCTACGCACTGATGGCAGAGTTTCGCCATCAGATGGATGCCATCCAATTGAAATCAACAGCACTGCGCGCCGGCACTGCGCAGCGCGGCTTCACACTTTCCATCGCCAGCGGCGCTGGGCAGAAACACATCACCCCCATCGACTGGAAACGCGTCGCTGCCAGCGTCGATCAGATCGGCGTCATGACCTATGACTACTACGGTCCCTGGGCGCGCGACACCGGCTTCCATGCACCGCTCACATCGGCCAATCCAAAGGCAGAGACCGTTTCCACCACCATCAACGCTTATCTTGCCGCCGGCACACCCGCAAAGCAGCTCCTGCTGGGCGTTCCGTTTTATGCCTATCAATGGCACAACGTTGCACAAGGTGGCAGCTATGGACTCAACAGCAAGGGCGATCCCGTCCACGGCAATCTGAACCAATCCACCGCAGCCACACTTATGCAGAATCCAGGTGCGCATCTCTATCGCGATCCGCAATCGCATGAACCGTGGATCTACGACGGCGACAACTTCCTCACCTTTGAAGATGCTGTTTCTCTGCAGGCAAAAACGGCTTTCGCTCGCGAAAACAACCTCGGCGGCATCATGGTCTGGGAACTAAGTGGCGACACAAATGATGCGCAACTCCTCCATGCCTTATCGGAAAGCGATACCGCGAACAAGTAA
- a CDS encoding efflux RND transporter permease subunit, producing MNTAPEPGDKTPTEHVHPEDRARLDDRVPRGGDHDPHERATAEEERRNAASAEGESDPLGGIAGVHFSKPFIQRPIATFLLSFAIILAGAVAYKMLAVSSLPNVEFPVISVGASVPGGDPETMASSVATPLERQFSRIAGINQMTSTSSQGSANITMQFDLNRDINGAARDVQAAISAARAQLPANMPQNPSYRKINPSEAPILILAMTSDTLTVPQIYDAADSILAQKIAAIQGVGQTFVGGSAKPGVRVEANPNQLTSYNLSLLQLAAAIQTINVLEPTGYLNGDEKRWSVSTTDQLFGANAYRPRIVAITGGAVTNATANNGLQSNVSSAISSANSATVAGTNANINSGAGYTSASVSNFTSNQIAPTPSKGVGIVRIGDVAEVVDSVENNLTYGQFNGKPAILLTVFKSPGANVIETVDRVLAQLPLLQASINPAIKLEVSLDRTQTVRASVKDITQTMILTIVLVVLVVFAFLREVRSTLIPSVSVPLSILGTFGIMYLLGYTLDNLSLMALTISTGFIVDDAIVVIENISRHLEEGLDPYHAAMVGSKEIGFTVLSMSISLIAVFIPILLMGGIVGRLFREFAVTLSVAILMSLVVSLTTTPMLSAKFLEPHSKRKHGKLYLWSEKFFIWLREEYEHGLSWVLRHQLPVLIIWLVTFGLNIYLFAIVPKGFFPQQDTGRLGGRIQGQQDVSFGVMKQKIIDMATIMKQDPDIQNVMAFVGGGGPGGGASNQGNLFVSLKALDERKDKSNADDIINRLRPKLSRTPGVIAYLQSQQELNIGGRQSATQYQYTLSADSVSDLNHWAPLMMAQMMKTPQLRDVATDQQDHGLEAKLVIDRDTASRLGITALTIDQTLNAAFGQRQVSTTYKPLNQYHVVMEVAPQWQATPEQLREIFVKTSNGTQVPLSAITHFENQRIPLQVNHQGLSPSATLSFNLAPGVALSDAALAIETARNTIGMPANITGGFQGTAAAFQDSLSTVPVLVLLALTAVYIVLGVLYESFIHPLTILSTLPSAGVGAVLALLLTQVDMSVIAMIGILLLIGIVKKNAIMMIDFAIVAEREHGKTAEQAIYEACLLRFRPIMMTTMAALLGGVPLAFGTGVGSELRRPLGITIIGGLIVSQCLTLFTTPVVYLYFDRWRERVERWGRKLKRKKVTQPHGQLEPVAGD from the coding sequence ATGAATACAGCACCCGAACCCGGCGATAAGACACCCACGGAGCACGTGCATCCGGAGGATCGCGCCCGTCTGGATGATCGCGTTCCGCGCGGCGGGGACCACGATCCGCATGAGAGAGCCACCGCGGAGGAAGAACGCCGGAATGCGGCTTCTGCCGAGGGCGAGTCCGATCCGCTGGGCGGGATTGCGGGCGTCCATTTTTCCAAGCCGTTTATTCAGCGTCCTATTGCGACGTTTCTGCTTTCGTTCGCCATCATTCTTGCCGGTGCAGTGGCGTACAAAATGCTGGCGGTATCGTCGCTGCCAAACGTAGAGTTCCCGGTGATCAGCGTGGGCGCCAGTGTTCCGGGTGGTGATCCGGAGACGATGGCATCATCCGTGGCAACGCCGCTGGAGCGCCAGTTCTCACGTATTGCAGGCATCAACCAGATGACGTCGACGTCGTCACAGGGATCTGCAAACATCACGATGCAGTTCGACCTGAACCGCGATATCAATGGCGCTGCGCGCGATGTGCAGGCTGCTATCAGCGCGGCGCGTGCGCAGTTGCCGGCGAACATGCCGCAGAACCCGAGCTATCGCAAGATCAATCCTTCGGAAGCGCCGATTCTGATTCTGGCGATGACCAGCGACACGCTGACCGTGCCGCAGATTTATGATGCCGCCGATTCCATCCTGGCGCAGAAGATTGCCGCGATTCAGGGTGTGGGCCAGACGTTTGTGGGCGGCTCCGCAAAGCCGGGTGTGCGCGTTGAGGCGAACCCGAATCAGCTTACGTCGTACAACCTGTCGTTGCTGCAATTGGCGGCTGCGATCCAGACCATCAATGTTCTGGAACCGACGGGCTACCTGAACGGCGACGAGAAGCGCTGGTCTGTTTCTACGACAGATCAACTCTTTGGCGCGAATGCCTATCGGCCACGGATCGTTGCGATCACCGGTGGTGCGGTCACGAACGCCACTGCAAATAACGGGCTGCAATCGAATGTATCCAGTGCGATCAGCAGCGCGAATTCCGCGACCGTGGCGGGCACGAACGCGAACATCAATAGCGGTGCGGGGTATACGTCCGCCTCCGTCAGCAACTTTACTTCGAATCAGATCGCGCCAACTCCTTCGAAGGGAGTGGGTATTGTTCGCATTGGCGATGTGGCGGAGGTGGTGGATTCCGTTGAGAACAATCTGACCTATGGCCAGTTCAACGGTAAGCCCGCCATCCTGCTGACAGTCTTCAAGTCGCCGGGTGCGAACGTGATTGAGACGGTGGACCGTGTGCTGGCGCAGCTTCCCTTGCTGCAGGCTTCGATCAACCCCGCGATCAAGCTGGAGGTATCGCTGGATCGTACGCAGACCGTGCGTGCATCGGTGAAGGACATTACCCAGACGATGATTCTGACTATCGTGCTGGTGGTGCTGGTGGTCTTTGCGTTCCTGCGCGAAGTGCGTTCCACGCTGATTCCATCGGTGTCGGTGCCGCTGTCGATCCTTGGCACGTTCGGCATCATGTATCTGCTGGGGTATACGCTGGACAACCTGTCGCTCATGGCGCTGACCATTTCAACGGGCTTCATCGTGGACGATGCAATTGTGGTGATTGAGAATATCTCGCGCCATCTGGAAGAAGGACTCGATCCGTATCACGCGGCGATGGTGGGTTCGAAGGAGATTGGATTCACCGTGTTGTCGATGAGCATTTCGCTCATTGCGGTGTTCATTCCGATCCTTTTAATGGGCGGCATTGTGGGCCGCCTGTTCCGCGAGTTTGCCGTTACGTTATCGGTGGCCATCCTGATGTCGCTGGTAGTTTCGCTGACCACCACGCCGATGCTGTCCGCGAAGTTCCTGGAGCCGCATAGTAAACGGAAGCACGGCAAGCTGTACCTGTGGAGTGAGAAGTTCTTTATCTGGCTTCGCGAGGAATACGAGCACGGATTGAGCTGGGTGCTGCGTCATCAGCTGCCGGTGCTCATCATCTGGCTGGTTACGTTCGGACTGAATATCTATCTGTTCGCCATTGTTCCGAAGGGCTTTTTCCCGCAGCAGGATACAGGGCGTTTGGGCGGCCGTATTCAAGGACAGCAGGACGTGTCCTTTGGTGTGATGAAGCAGAAGATCATCGACATGGCCACCATCATGAAGCAGGACCCTGACATTCAGAACGTGATGGCGTTTGTGGGCGGGGGCGGCCCCGGTGGTGGTGCTTCAAACCAGGGCAATCTGTTTGTGTCGCTGAAGGCGTTGGATGAGCGCAAGGACAAGTCAAATGCAGACGACATCATCAATCGTCTTCGTCCGAAGCTGTCGCGAACGCCGGGTGTGATTGCGTATCTGCAGTCGCAACAGGAGTTGAATATCGGTGGCCGTCAGTCGGCGACGCAGTATCAGTACACACTGTCTGCAGATTCGGTTTCGGATCTGAATCATTGGGCGCCGTTGATGATGGCACAGATGATGAAGACGCCACAGCTTCGGGACGTGGCGACGGACCAGCAGGACCACGGACTGGAAGCGAAGTTGGTGATTGACCGTGATACAGCGTCGCGGCTTGGTATCACCGCACTCACGATCGATCAGACACTGAATGCTGCCTTTGGTCAGCGCCAGGTTTCTACGACCTATAAGCCGTTGAACCAATATCACGTGGTGATGGAAGTGGCCCCTCAGTGGCAGGCCACACCGGAACAGTTGCGCGAGATTTTTGTGAAGACCAGTAATGGAACGCAGGTTCCGTTGTCGGCCATTACGCACTTTGAGAACCAGCGTATTCCGTTGCAGGTGAATCATCAGGGCCTGTCGCCCTCGGCAACGCTTTCGTTCAACCTGGCACCGGGAGTGGCGCTTTCGGATGCTGCGCTTGCCATTGAGACGGCGCGAAACACCATCGGCATGCCGGCAAATATAACCGGAGGATTCCAGGGAACCGCGGCTGCTTTCCAGGATTCGCTTTCGACTGTGCCAGTGCTGGTGTTACTGGCGCTGACGGCGGTGTATATCGTGCTGGGTGTGCTGTATGAGAGTTTCATTCATCCGTTGACGATTCTCTCCACGCTGCCTTCTGCCGGTGTGGGCGCTGTGTTAGCGCTACTGCTGACGCAGGTGGATATGTCGGTTATTGCGATGATCGGCATCCTGCTGTTAATCGGCATCGTGAAGAAGAACGCGATCATGATGATCGACTTTGCGATTGTTGCCGAGCGTGAGCATGGCAAGACCGCGGAGCAGGCGATTTATGAAGCGTGCCTGCTGCGTTTCCGTCCCATCATGATGACGACGATGGCGGCGCTGCTGGGCGGCGTTCCGCTGGCGTTTGGTACGGGCGTGGGTTCGGAACTGCGGCGACCTCTGGGTATCACCATCATCGGTGGCCTGATTGTGTCGCAGTGCCTGACACTGTTCACCACGCCGGTGGTTTACCTGTACTTTGATCGCTGGCGCGAACGTGTGGAGCGCTGGGGCCGCAAGTTGAAGCGCAAGAAAGTAACACAGCCGCATGGACAGTTGGAGCCGGTTGCGGGTGACTAA
- a CDS encoding nucleotidyltransferase, giving the protein MDKDWIDLLSLFDRHGVKYLIIGGWAVTFYSQPRFTKDLDLFIDSSKENAEATYRALAAFGAPLEGIEVDDFRNADAIFQMGQPPLRIDILNAVPGLNFSTAWDSRCDSEIEGITIHYVGRNDLIRSKLAAGRLQDLADAEAIQVAEQAAMLKPSGN; this is encoded by the coding sequence ATGGACAAGGACTGGATCGATCTCTTGTCTCTTTTCGACCGGCACGGAGTTAAGTACCTCATCATCGGTGGTTGGGCAGTTACGTTTTATTCGCAACCTCGCTTCACGAAAGACCTTGATCTTTTTATCGACTCTTCGAAGGAGAATGCAGAGGCGACATACCGTGCACTGGCGGCGTTTGGTGCTCCACTGGAAGGCATAGAAGTTGATGACTTCCGCAATGCAGATGCCATTTTTCAGATGGGTCAGCCACCACTGCGCATCGATATTTTGAATGCTGTTCCTGGCCTGAACTTCAGTACGGCATGGGACTCCCGCTGTGACTCAGAGATAGAAGGCATCACGATCCACTATGTTGGAAGAAATGATTTGATCCGGAGCAAGCTAGCCGCGGGACGGCTTCAGGATCTTGCAGATGCGGAAGCAATTCAAGTGGCTGAACAGGCTGCAATGCTCAAACCATCAGGAAATTGA